The Onychomys torridus chromosome X, mOncTor1.1, whole genome shotgun sequence genomic interval TAACTAGGTCTGTAGCCCAGTTTTTATTGCTCCTCCCATCTCCATTACCCAGCCCAGAAATTCTGTCTTGCTCCTCAGCGACAAGTATGTTGTTGAAGACCTCGTTTTATCCCCTAGTTTATAGTCTCCAAGACGATCTTCTTTCATGTATCCTTTCCTGTGTTCAATGCGGTACCCAGTAGCTATCTTGCTGCGCTTCTTTTAGGGAGTTTAAGGATGAATATGGTTGTTCCCAGCATGCCTTGCGGCATGACTCAGTTTTTTCCCTTTGTGACTCGTCCAGTGAGGTGTTAACTACCCTCAAAGTCACACTTGAGGATGGAGGGCTTGGTGAAAGGATCAGCTTGTCTTTTgtctggagaaggaaagagaggaagacagaagtaGAGGAGGAAACAAGGATTCGACGAGAACTGAAGTAGGACTGAGGCTGGAGGGGTTGGGTTAACAATTTGGTCACCTCTGTGGCAGCTGTGATAGTGGTTTTAGAGGAGGTCCATGAGAGCATTACTTGGCTAAGCTAAAACAGCCATGGCAGTTGAATTTGGGGACCATTCCAGTGGCTTCCGCCATATTGAAGTAATCAGATTCATTAACAATGAAGTCCTTATGAATGGAGGGGGTCCAGAATTCTATATGACCTTCCGCTCTCGGTCTTGGAATGAGATAGAAGACCAGCTTCATACCATCCTTGTTGACCCCAAAGTGCCACGCTCCCTCAAGAGGGCTTGTACCTGGAGCGCTTTGGCTTTGAGTGTGAGAGTGGCTGCCAGGCAGCGGGAGCAGCAGACACGTAGAGTTGGGAGGTTACAGGACCAGGTGGGAGAGCGTGAGACAGCTTCCTGGACTCTAGCCTCTGAACAGCAGCGGTTGCGAGAGGAGAGGGACCAGGCAGCAGCTCAACTTGTTTCTACACTGACTGCCCTACAAGAGGCAATGGATGAGCGGGAAGTACTTCGCGGGAGGCTGCTCCAAGCAGAGAGGTCTGCATTGGCGGATGTACCTGAACCTAGAATGCAACAGTGTAGGGCAGAATTGTGGTCCCTTGAGGAAGAGGTAGGATCCAGAGAGGCCCAGAACACAGGCAATTTGGCAGGTCAGATGCCAGTCTCACCAATCTTGTCTTATTTGCCAGGACTTCCAGGTCCTTGGGTGAAAGCAGTGCATCCCTTTCTTCGAATGCCTGTGCCACATCCACTACCACTCAATTCGCAACTTCCCTTGGGATTACCATATTCAACACCTGTACCATGTCCAGTAGTGATGGAATCAGGAGCAACAGCATCAGACATGACTGCAGCTGTACCTCAGATGGATCCTGCAGCAATCTGCCCATCTAGCTTGTGGGTTACAATGGGGTCCcaggaaacaatgtcttctgcTTGGGACCAAGTCTGCCAAAGGCAGAATGAATGTTCTGCGTTCCTCCAGCATGTAAGTCACCTGGGAGACAGTGTAAGCCACAGTGAAGAAGGTCCACAGAAACCCCATGAGAACAGCAGCAACAACCATAAGGAAAGTAATGTCATACCCCAGGTCATGGCTGCCACTGAGGAGAAAAATCCAGGGAAGGACCAGGTAACAGCTGCACTGGAGGTCAACAGTAACCACAGCATAAAGGAAGCATCAGTAATGCCCCAGGGTATGGCTTCCCAGGAGAACAATCCCAGCTGCACCCTGAAGAAATATCCAGGGATTCCCAGGAAGGTGGTTGGCCCAAGAGACAGCATCAACCATAATACCAAAGAAGATTCAGTATCTCCCCAGGAAACAGCTACCCAGGTGAACAAAACTAGCCCCATCCTGAAAAAATATCCAGGGTTTCTCCTGAGGAGACCTAGCCTGGAAAGTAGCCTTAGCTATAAACAGAAAGAGGGTCCAAAGATATCCCAGGAGACAGCTGCCCTGGGAGAAGATAACAGAAATAGCAAACAGGAGGATATAATCACTTTTCAGCAGAGGTTACCCCAGGCTACTGGTGGAAGCCCTAGTGAGAGGAAAGATCAGGTGATGCCACCAGTGACTGGCAAGAGCCAGAACCAGAAAGAAGAGCCAAACAGATTCCAAGCAAGCCCTCTAGGAAAATGTACAAGTTATTGTGTGAATAAAGGTCTCCCAAAACATCTGCCTCCAAAGCAAAAGAACAAGCCACCTCAAGAAGCAAAGGCCTTTGAACCCAAACCACCTCAAGGGGTAAAGGCCTTTGAATCCAAGCCACTTCAAGGGGTAAAGGCCTTTGAATCCAAGCCACCTCAAGGGGTAATGGCCTTTGAATCCAAGCCACCTCAAGGGTTAAAGGCCTTTGAATCCAAGCCACCTCAAGGGGTAAAGGCCTTCGAATCCAAGTCACCTCAAGGGGTAAAAGCCTTCGACTCTAAGCTCCCTCAAGGGGTAAAGGCCTTTGAATCCAAGCCACCTCAAGGGGTAAAGGCCTTCGAACCCAAGCCACCTCAAGTGGTAAAAGCCTTCGAATCCAAGCCCCCTCAAGGGGTAAAAGCCTTTGAATCCAAGCCACCCCAAGGGGTGAAGGCCTTTGAATCCAAGCCACCTCAACGGGTAAAGGCCTTCGAATCCAAGCCACCTCAAGGGGCCTTTGAATCCAAGCCACCTCAAAGGGCAAAATCCTCTGAAGCCAAACAACAGGAGAAAACCTCCTTACACCGTACTCAAATGAATTGGGTGTGCCCATCATGTAAAGCTGTGAATCGGTCATGGTCCAGAGGCTGCTATAAATGTACAAAAGCAGGTGTTCAATTTCAGAGGAAATATTTTGACCCCAAACCAACTTACTGATTTCAGGAAGGTAAGTAATGGAAACACTCCTAAGAGAAAACCAATTTCTTAAGATTCATCCCCTCTTCTGCTCCAACAGTAACTTCACAGAAAAATTAAATGCAGAAATGTATAGAGTAAAATGAAAAGCCCATTTTCCTATTTTCCAAATGAACTACTTATCCTCATTGTGGgaaggcacacatacatgcaaatatgcCAAAGTTTATGTTCTTACTTTATTAATTTACTTGAACTAAGAAGAACTATTTTGAAGTGTCACATCCACTTTTTAAATTGTGAATTTCTAATCATTTTATCCCTATTTTACAGATGGTGGAGTTGGTACGGCTGTTCCCAATTGTATGACATCCCTGAGAAGCTCAAGTTAtgaagctctttattaaactattccttccttttctctttttaatttccttttcctaaAAGCATACATTTAATTGGAAGCAGCCATATGATATtacaattaaaaacaacatttgTAACACCACTTGTCCTTGAAAATTGAGTTATTTGAAACTGTTGCTGTTCTTATCCTTGCATTCTACATTTAATGGGAAGGTACTGTTTAATGTGTCTCAGCCCCACtaaagttgttgttgttgacaaAGGTGAACATATTCCATTAGAATAATCCCtaagagaacaaacaaacaatcaaaaacaaaacaaaaaaacaacccttcATTATAATGGAATGTGACTCGCATTGGCTTGAGTCCAGAAGCATAATCAATAGGGAAAGAGGAAATTCATTGGTACTTATTGGGGTGGGGTACTagagaatgaaataatttttctagGACAAGGAATTAACTTGGAATGGGTGTCAGAGTTATAGTACTAATAGcaaatttgataattttcatGCAATTCATGAAACACTTGCTATCATTTAGTGTTTGCTAGGAAGTGGAACTTTATAGTATTTTCTGGTCAGTACATCATGATTTTTTTTGGTGAGCTCCTTAGAGGACAGGTGAGAGcattatttagaaaaatagacTGCCATCTATTTCTTACATATAAAAAAGCCCAGATTCATATTTGCAATCGTTGCTTGGGGCAAAATTTAGGAGTCTTTAATGAATGGACTAACATGACCTAACTTAACTGTTCCTGTTCTTGTCCCAAGTGGGACAAATGACCAGGGACATGATCAGAAACATGGCCTCATGAAAATGTAGATAGGACTTTTCTGGCTCTCTGCCCATTTTCCCTCTCTTGAGTCATAGATAGATATTTTTCTCTCTACTCACTTGCCTGTCTGCATGGGTTGTGCAGAAGAAAGTACTTAGACATACACTCTGGCCCTTGTTACCTGAATGCTCGTCTTAAATCTCTCTCCTGTTAACAGTGGATGGAAAGCATCATAGGACCACCATGGTGCTATACATGGATGGTGCCTCTCTGGTCAGGATTGATTGAATGAAAAATAGAACTGGTGTGTGGAATACCATTATTCCTGGATCACATCTGCAGATTCTTCGCTCCCATAAGACAAAGGCTTCCAGGCAAGTTCAAGTCAGAATGAAGTTGGTTATGGGAGTTCATTTATATCTCCAAGTCTAAATGATGGCATCCCTGAAAGATTCCACCAGGTTTACTAAGATCTACTGTCAAATATTCTTCTGATGCTTACTACTAATAAATAGTATGCATGGTTGCTTAGTTTTAATCTTACTCACTATTAGATAGTCCTTCTTTTTGGTAACATAAGAATCAGAGGACTTGTGATGCTTAAATACAAATGACAACCATTTTCCCTGATACGTTTCATTGTCCAAATCATTGTAACTTGGAGGTGGGACACTGCTGTTTTGGGGCCAGAGGAAGATGGGAGTGCCTGCTAACACTGGACTTCCTTGATGTTATCCCTATGTGTCAAATAGCCATTCATCTCTTAGACTTGCCTTTTCCTAGGTTTCTGCCATGGAGTATTGGGTAATTAGGTATCATGATcagtaatttatcttttattttccattctctCAAGCTATTCCACTTACATAATCATTCTTTCAACAGTTTCAAAACCATAGAAAGCCAAATGGAAGCTGATAGCATAGATCTCACTCCACAAAAAGGAAACTTTTACTTACCTTCTTCAAATAAGTACAATGAGAtgagaaacaatgaaaatgatCCTGTCAGattaaaaatttaagttttctCAGAGATATGTCTAACATCTGAGGCAAGAGtatgaggaaaaggagagggtCTAATGGAAAACTAACAAGCAATGCTGTAGATACTGTCATACCTTGTCCGTTTATATCCCCTAACTTTCTAGATATTCACATATGCccatattttattgtctttaaatATGATGGTTTGAAGGATTTAAATGGAGATTAAAGGGTAGAAATTGTGgtagaggaagatgaagaagaattaGTTCTGGCAATGATCATTGCCAGCAGGGGAGGAATTGGAACTGTTGCTCTGCAGGCACTTAGAAAGATGACAGGGAAAGATAGTAAGGGAGAAGAGAGCAGAAACAAGTTGGGGAGCCTTGGTGATTTCAGAATAAATAACGTAAAATTCTGTTCTGGGTAGaagtagagaaaatgaaaaacattctcCCCTATTCTACCTATATActcatttctttactttttcatgtCACCTAAATATCTTCTACTACAGTCTAGACAGGGATAGCAGTGTTTTAAAACTCTCATTTACATTTCTACCTTTAACATTAGCTATTTGTCTCATTGCtgtgacttaaaaaaaacaaaaaacaaaacaaaacaaacaaacaaacaaaaaaaaaaacaactgataaAAGCAATCTAAGGAGACTATAGTTCCAGCACATATATTTGGGAAGACATGGTGACCCAAATAGCAAGTGACTGGTCTTTCACAcatcttgctttcttcctttttctattttctttatacagTCTGCAACTATAACTCATGAaatggttctgtgtgtgtgtgtgtgtgtgtgtgtgtgtgtgtgtgtgtgtgtgtgtgttgggggagggggagggcatcCCTGCAAACACCACTACTGGCAAAGTAATATTCCtcatgaggcaagaaggaaatccagGTCAACATAACTTTGTTAGATGGTCTTGGTTCAAATTCTAGAGTCTGCCCTGAGCAgtttatttttgacatatttcaaaatataacaaaatcagaaaaaagtTTCTTGTGACTATTatcacaataaagcttaaggagTGACCACATCAAAACTCCTTTGCCATATACATGTCTTTTTCAAAGTTCCTATGACTTCTTCTATAagaatgggttctattgactgaggaGAAATGATCAGGAGTCTGGGAAAAGTCTGAGACAAACAGAACAGTCTAGGGGGTTCAGGTGACACCTAGCCTTACAAGTAGCAGGAAAATATTAAGAACTGTTTTGGTCATtctggcaaagtttgtcagtagCTTCTCTtcatgtcctgtagaatgtctggtagtatcttctgcaaagcaggatcctgaaggaccattttgccttctgcatgtccagtttatacagcatcttgtcaagcagttgaggcaagggtactttttttgcccagtggctaacttttaccacaaagaaagcaaacttcataatGAGTTTCATCTATGCCCATCaccctctttgaagtaattggtgctatcaggagcagacatgtctcaatgtccaaaAAAGTTTAAGTtcttagaacattttaaatgtcatattttgtaggtctttgaagtgtttgaagattacttacctaattgaaatatatctatgtatacctagaaaacttaactaacatgactacaagtttgattatcatagatgactattagtTTGTATTTCTTGATcatacattacaatttaaaatgaattgcataaacataataccttaaacaagagtagaaatatatatgcagtataacaaaatttgtatcagtaaactaaaatccatacaatgtaaaacatttcaaacaagttgttgctctttaaaagtagattcaataatccacactttcatatatatatcatatatttctatataatatccctcttttttcttttagaaagagattaactctgaccaataacaatttgtaaccaaaccctaaacaaagacaatcatccataatccattttggggggaatgtgggtgtagttttctaggctacttcctgctgattaggGGCACTGGTAATGTTATAGGAACAAAAgtaaattttaggattatggtcaagtcctgactggagtagtctttgaggctgtattgtctgagccagttgtcttgaagctGTTCaggatgttggattatctggaaACCTCTCAaggaaccatattaacctggaaggaatccaccaCTTCCCATCTTctatggaaagaaaagcagaaactcCTTTCCAaatcaacatatccttagacataaattttgaagtcaagatacctttaaaatatacatgttggtttaacttagtatcccctacaatcaaatgtctctcttcagttaaaaatcccaaagacaatataatccagactctctgtgtaatttccatctttaagtggcttattatattttttagatattttatttttaagactttattttattttatgactatctgtatccttcttcttctctttctcaagaCTTCATATCTTTTACATAtgttgtaaactgtttagaggtttattctctcggaatctgttttattgtgtacCTATAATCCatttctgaccaggagagattttaaactgttaaactgTGAAGTGACTTTGTCTGTTGACTCTGCCCAATTCGGCTTTTTAATATGGTTCAGGTACCACAAGTCATTCTTACCTCCCCAATTCTGGGAATCAGTATTAAGCAGTATGCTGGTGTTTTTAAGCCAATGACTGTGTTCCCAAGCCCATAGGCAGCAAATGGGAGAAGCCTTTTTGTATTATGGCCCAGGCTTATCAGAGATCTCAGGAGTCTGCCATGTTACTTCTGAAGCCCACCTCAGCGAGAGGGTATGTCACTGTACTGTGGCTCACCAAAAGCAATATTAACTAAGAAGGTACTTGTAGCTACACTTATAGTCTCCTCTTaagatctctcaggttttaggtggaaactcttgccatcATATCTGGGAGCTATTTGTAGCTGGAACGTTTCTTAGAACGTTTCTCAGTCACATatggccctgtggtcccacagttgctaataaaataatcacactgaggtttatattaattacaaactatatggcctaaggcttcagcttcttgctagcttctttaatcttaaattaactcatttctattcatctacatgttgccatgtggctgtggcattattGGTCTcctgacatcttgttgctccttgggcagcagcttGCATCTCTcccgactctgcccttcctctctctgtatctctgcttggatttcccacatgtctgtaagctttcttgctataggccaaaacagctttatttattatccaatgggagccacatatattcacagcatacagaaagatactcACAGCACTCCATTCCTTTCCTGAAACTTTTCTCAGGTAAGATGAACCATGGTTCTAGAACCTCTCACATCTTACAGTCTCCATCATAACACAGTCATCTCATTCATTACTTTATGTAGTGGCATCTCATGACCTAATTGCAGGGACTCTGACATACCACTTGTTGCCTGGCCTTAAAAGCTCTCTGGAACCACTGGACATGATTCCATGGCTCATTCAATCCTACGTCTTTCTACAAAACTAATACCACTTAGAATATGCTGCTAGGGCTTGTTGCTAAGTTGGAACAAATTCTGGCTCACTTGGATGCAGTTGAATTTCTGTGTGCTGATCCCAGGGAAGTACTTACTCATTAAGTTATTTTCAATAAACAGGGAATCAAGGAGCAGTGGCATTCTCTGTTTAATCTCTCTCCTTTCATATTTGTATGATGGAGCCTCTGAGGTAGGCAGTCTTCCCCTCAGGACACCTTCCTTGTTCTTTCAGCACAAAGGACTTGTTTTCAATGATATTAGTCGTTTTTACAATTGGAACTGCTTTCAGATATGTCTTGTCTATTAGTTTACATTCACTCATTCTTTACTTTACCACACTAAACAGCTTTAATACCAttatttcagggtttttttgtttcttttattatagataaaaatgaaagcagCAAGCAGTAGCCATGCCATAACTGGAATGGTATCCTGTTTTGAAATTATGATAGCAAAAATAGGTCCATTGCCCTATATTCAGCCCCACTTAAATTCTATGGACATGGGTAGAGTGTTGCAAGGTTGTTTGCCATAATATCACACACATGGCCTCTGTACCAGTTATCAATAAAATGCATGTTCCTCACTGAAACCTCTTGAGTTGAGCTTCATTGATGGTATTCTTTCAGCATTCCTATTTTCCAAGCTCCCACCAC includes:
- the LOC118574579 gene encoding testis-expressed protein 13C-1-like translates to MAVEFGDHSSGFRHIEVIRFINNEVLMNGGGPEFYMTFRSRSWNEIEDQLHTILVDPKVPRSLKRACTWSALALSVRVAARQREQQTRRVGRLQDQVGERETASWTLASEQQRLREERDQAAAQLVSTLTALQEAMDEREVLRGRLLQAERSALADVPEPRMQQCRAELWSLEEEVGSREAQNTGNLAGQMPVSPILSYLPGLPGPWVKAVHPFLRMPVPHPLPLNSQLPLGLPYSTPVPCPVVMESGATASDMTAAVPQMDPAAICPSSLWVTMGSQETMSSAWDQVCQRQNECSAFLQHVSHLGDSVSHSEEGPQKPHENSSNNHKESNVIPQVMAATEEKNPGKDQVTAALEVNSNHSIKEASVMPQGMASQENNPSCTLKKYPGIPRKVVGPRDSINHNTKEDSVSPQETATQVNKTSPILKKYPGFLLRRPSLESSLSYKQKEGPKISQETAALGEDNRNSKQEDIITFQQRLPQATGGSPSERKDQVMPPVTGKSQNQKEEPNRFQASPLGKCTSYCVNKGLPKHLPPKQKNKPPQEAKAFEPKPPQGPPQRAKSSEAKQQEKTSLHRTQMNWVCPSCKAVNRSWSRGCYKCTKAGVQFQRKYFDPKPTY